Within Micromonospora narathiwatensis, the genomic segment CGGCGACCCGGTCCGGCTGGCCGGCCGCCGGGTGACCGCCGGCATCGTCGCCCCGGCCGAGGCGACCGCGAGCAGCGCGCTGCTCTACGCCGACGACCTGATCCTGGGCAACCTGGGCCTGCGCGACGGCGGGCAGGTGCGGGTCAGCCCGCTGCCGGTGGTCCCGGCCCGCGCGGTGACCCTGGCCGGCCCGGTCGGGATCGTCGCCGCGGTCTCCCCGGAGATGCTCCGCCTCGCCCTGCTCGGCAAGCCGGTCACCACCGGCGACGACGTCTCGCTGCTGCCCCAGGACGTGCTCCCCGACGCCGCGGTCCGCGGTCTGGTCGAGGCCGCCCGGCGCAGCCTCGCCAACACCGTCGGGTACGCCTGGACCAGCACCCTGCTCACCGTCGTCGCGGCCGATCCGGCGGCCGGCGCGCTGGTCACCATGGACACCGTGGTCGGCTGGGAGCACGGCCCGGCCACCCGCGGCTCCGGGACGGCCGGCCAGGACCCGAGCGGCCGGCTGGCCCCCGACGCGACCGGGGCCGGCGGCCGGGCGCCGATCGACCGGCCGGGCGGGATCGGGGCCGAACGGGCCTCGGCGGCCCCGCCGGAGCCCGGCCTCGCCGAGCCGACGGAGGCGCCGGGCCTCGACGAACTGCCCGGGCTGCGGGCCCAGGCCGAGGAACTCACCGAGCTGCTCGACCTCGGTTTCAACCACCGGGAGGTGCTGGGCCGGCTCGGCACCGCCGTGTCGCTGGGCGTCCTGCTCAGCGGGCCGGCCGGCTCGGGCAAGTCGGCGCTGGTCCGCGCGGTCGCCGCCCGGGTACGCGCCCGGGTGTGCCCGCTGTGGGCGCCGGAGCTGGCCGCGCTGACCAACGACGCGGCGGCCCGCCGACTGCGCGAGGCGGCCGGGGCGGTACGCGCGAACGGCCCCGCCGTCCTGCTGGTCACCGACATGGAGGCCGTCGCCCCGGCCGACGAGCCGGGACCGCTGGCCACGGTGTTCCGGCAGGTCGTCGCCGAGACGGTCCGGGCCGGGGCGGCCGTGGTCTGCACCACCGGCCGCCCCGAGGCGGTGGACCCGGCCCTGCGCGCCCCGGACCTGCTCTCGCTGCGGATCACCGTCCCCCTGCCCGACCAGGCGTTGCGGCGGGAGATGCTGACCGTGCTCACCCGACAGGTGCCGCTCGCCGAGGACGTCCGGCTGGACGAGGTGGCCGCCCGTACGCCGGGGTTCGTCGCCGCCGACCTGGCCGCGCTGGTCCGCGAGGCCGGCGTACGCGCCGCGCTGCGGCAGAAGACGGCCGAGACGCCGACGGTGGCGATGGCCGACTTCACCGCCGCGCTGGAGGTGGTCCGGCCCACCACGATGGCCGGGTCCACCCTGGAACTGGCCTCGGTGACCCTCGACGACGTCGGGGGCCTGCACGAGGTCAAGGAGACGCTGACCGAGTCGGTGCTCTGGCCGCTGACCTACCCGGACACCTTCGCCCGGCTGGGCGTGACGCCCCCGCGCGGGGTGCTGCTCTACGGGCCGCCCGGCTGCGGCAAGACGTACCTGGTCACCGCGCTGGCCGGCTCGGGGCGGGCGAACGTGCTGTCGGTGAAGGGCGCGGAACTGCTCTCCAAGTGGGTGGGCGAGAGCGAACGCGCGGTCCGGGAGCTGTTCCGCCGGGCCCGGGAGGCCGCGCCGACGCTGGTCTTCCTGGACGAGGTGGACGCGCTCGCCCCGGTCCGCGGTCAGGCCACCGACGGCGGTACGACCGACCGGGTGGTGGCCGCCCTGCTCACCGAGCTGGACGGGGTGGAGGCGCTGCGCAACGTGGTGGTGGTCGGCGCGACGAACCGGCCGGACCTGGTCGACCCGGCGCTGCTCCGCCCCGGGCGACTGGAACGGCTGGTGTACGTGCCACCGCCGGACGGCCCCGCCCGGGCGGAGATCCTCGGGGCCGCCGCCCGGAACGTCCCGCTGGCCGACGACGTCGACCTGGCCGCGCTCGGCGCGGAGCTGGACGGCTTCTCGGCGGCCGACTGCGCTGCCCTGGTCCGCGAGGCGGCGCTGGCGGCGATGCGCGAGTCGCTGGCCGCCGCCACGGTCACCGCCGCGCACGTCGAGACCGCCCGCGCCCGCGTCCGCCCCTCCCTCGACCCCGCCCAGGTCTCCTGGCTCGCCGCCTACGCCGAGAAGCAGACGGGCTGAGCCGCCGCTTCGGCGGGACCGGTCGCCGCTACGGCCGTCACTCGCCGGGCTCGTCGCGCGGCTGCGAGCGGCGTACCTGCTCGGATCCCCGGTGCCGCGGCGGCTCCTCCGGCTCGGGCCGCTCGGCGTACTCGGCGTCGTCGTAGTCGTCGCCCTCGTCGTAGGCGTCGTACTCCTCCTCCTCGGGCGACCGGCGGCGGTGCGGCGGGCGACGGTGCCCGCCCTCCTCCTCGGGCCCCCCGGCACGGCCCCGCTCCGGTCCCTCCCGGGTCCGCTCCTCGCGCAGCGCGGTCTCGTGGTCCTTGACCACCCGGGAGTCCTCGATCTCGCCGCGCCACCCCTCGACCGAGTCGGGGTCGAGCACGGTACGGGTCATCACGTGCCGGACGAAGTGCTTCAGCTCCAGCCGCACCCGGCGCCCCTGGGCGCGCCAGAGGTTGCCGGTGTGCTCGAAGAGGCCCTGCGGGTGGTACTCCAGGACGACGAGGATCCTGGTCAGCTCGGGCCCGACCTCGTGGAAGCTGACCGTGCCGTCGACCGCGCCCTTCTCGCCCTTGGAACGCCAGTGGATCAGGCGGTCCGGGATCTGCCGGACGACCGTCGACTCCCAGGTCCGGTGCGACCAGAACACCTGGGCCTTCCAGGTCAGGTTCTCGTCGGAGTCGGTCTCGGCCCGGGCGACCGTCTTCATGAAGGTCGGGAAGTCGCCGAACTGGGTCCACTGGTTGTACGCGACCCGGACCGGCACGCCGACCTCGATGGTCTCCACGATGTTGGTGACCTTCGGCTTCCGGCCGCCCCGACCACCCTTGCCGCCAGCGCCGAACGCCGACATCAACCTCTCCTTACCGCCGGCCAGACCGGCATGGAAGATCGCCGTCATCGGGGAGTGGCCCTCGGCGAGTTTGTGCACGCCGGTGGCCGCGGCGATCAGTCCGGGACCGCCGCCCTGCCTGGCGTACTCGCTGAGTCGGCCGGTGGCGCCGGTGATCCGCTCGGTCATCACCTGCACGGCCCGCTCACCGATCGCGGCGGCCAGGTTGCGCAGCTCGCCGCCGAGCTGATCACGTGCCTTGTCGGCGAGGTTGTCGGTCGCCATGGTCACCGCCTCCGCCGCCGGCCGGCAGGTTCCGCCCGGTCCTCGTCGTCACGCGCTGCGGGCTGCTCGGCCAGCTCCTGCTCCTCGTCGGGGGCCGACCGCTCCGGCGGCTCCTCGCCCTGCTGACCGGTGCCGGACCTGCGGCGCAGCGCGTCGGCGCCGTCGCGCAGCCTGCCGCTCAACGCATCGATGCCGCCGCCGGCTGCGGCCGTCGCCGCGGCTCTGCCAGCGGTGGCGAGCGGACCGCCGAGCCGGGCCAGGTTGCCGAGCTGGGGGGAGGTGTTCAACAGATCCGTGCCGTACTTGAGCAGGCCACCGGGCTGTTGACTGGCCCGGCCGATGGCCACCGCGGCGGCGAGGGTGAGGGCGCTACGCAGCTTCCTGCGGCGGCCGATGACGTAACCGAGGCCCACCGCCAGTGCGATCCGAGCTCCGCTCTTCATCAGTTCTCCTTCGCTCCCCGGCGGACGAGGACACCTCTTGCGTAGGGCAGGCCGGAAAACAGCTACCGGGGATCAGCGGAAAAGAGCCCGCGACCGGGCGTCCCATATGTGCGGACCCGGCGGGCAGTACCCCAGCCCTCGGCCACAAAACATTCCCGCACTGTTCCGCAAGGCGCACCACAGCGGGCATTCGGAGGCCCGGCCCCAATCAGTGCAAGACTGCCGCAAAACAGTCAGGCAGGTCGACGCGAGCAGGAAGAAGGCGATGAACGACGGAAGGGAGTGAACGGATTCAGCGTGCGGGAAGGGCCGAATCCAGACACATCTCGGCGTGCAACTTCCCGTCCCGCTCGCGCAATTTCGCGCCGCATTTCCTGAGAACGGATACGGCGCCCTGGTTCTCCGGCGTCGTATCGGCCACAACCGTGTGCATGCCGGCCGCCGCGGCGGCGTTCAACAGCTCGCGCAGGGCCGCCGCACCGAGCCCCCGGCCCCGCGCCGAGCGCCCCAGCCACATCCCGGTCTCCACCGTCCCGGGCTCGTCGCGGCGGGTCATCCGGACCATGCCGACCACCTCGCCGCCGGCCACGATCGCGTACATCCGGGTGCGGGTGGGGCCGTCCAGGCCGCCGAAGCTGGCCCGGTGGAACGCCCGGAACGCGTCCCGACGGGCCAACGACCAACCGGCCGGAGCCTCCACCGGGGGCATGACGTCCTCCGGCTCCGCCTCGGCCGCGGCTACGGAGAGCAACGGCTCCAGGTTTCGCTCGTCCACCAACTCCAGTCGTACGACACCCGCCACGAGCCGCAGTCTGCCGGCCGTACCGGCCCAAGTCCACCCCTTTGGGCCCGGACTGCCGGTCCGGACGAGCGGATCAGCCGGTCGTACCCCCTCCGTGTTCCACCTCACGCTCCGTTGTCATCCGACCGGGCTTTCCTCCGTCGGCCGACCCTCACCCGGCCGGGTCGAACTCGCAGAACACCACCGAGGCGTCGTCGGTCCGCTTGTGCCGGCGCAGCCGGTCCGGGTGGTCCCGCTCGGCGGCCCGGACCCGACCGATCAGCCCCTCGGGTCCCTCCGCCGCCGTCACGTCCAGCAGGCCGGTCCAGTCGAACAGGCCGAACTGGTCGACCGCGCAGGACGCGCCGTCGCTGAGCAGCGCCGCCCGCCGGAGCGCCCCCGGCCCGCGCAGCGGCAGCGTCCCGGTCATCGCGTGGTACGCGGCGTCCGGGTCGGCGGCGGCGACCCAGTAGCCGTGCGTCCGGTTCATCCGCTCCCGCTGCACGATCACCGACCGACGGAACCGGGTCACCGGGTCGGCGTCGGCCCCGGGCAGTTGCGCGGTGGTACGGCGCAGGTCCGCCATGGCCGCGTCGAGCCGCCCGTCGGAGACCACGCTGACCTGGCCGCCGACGTCCAGCACCAGCGGGCTGTCGCAGAGCACCAGGTAGTCCACCTGGTCGCCGCCCTCGCGGAGCAGGCAGACGGTGGACGACGGGGTACCCGGGTGGTCGAGGTCGCACTGCCCGCCGTGGTCCGCGCGGACCGCCAGGAGAGCCGCCGCCAGGCTGCTCATCAGCGTCGCCGCCGGACGGGCCGCGACAGCCAGGCCGATCCGGGCGGCCAGGTGCCGGACGTACCAGGCCGGCCCGTGTACGCAGCCGGTGTCGAAGCCCTCCGGCACCGTGGCCCCGTCGAGGACCCCGACCAGCGGACCGAACCCGAAGACCACGTCCTCGTTGACCAGCCGGCCGGGGGCCGGGTCGGAGGCGGAACGTACCCGCATCATCGGCGCCGTCCCGATCGGCCGCGCCGGCTGACTGCCGGTCGGGTACCGGCGATCTGGTGCCCCCATCCGTCGACTCCCTCCGTCGCCCGCCCGCCTACCCGGACCGGCGGACGCCATGCCCGGGGCGCGTCGGCGGGGCGCCGGTCGGCCTGCCCCCGGTCCGCGTCCTCGCCGCCCCGTCCAGCGGTCACGATCGTCGGCGCTCCGGTCGGGGGGGGGGGGTCAGCGCCGCCGGTTGCGGGTCCGCGCCGAGCGCAGCCGGCGCAGCCGGCCGACCAGCACCGGCTCGGCGGCCAGCGCGGCCGGGTGGTCGAGCAGCGCGTTGAGCAACTGGTAGTACCGGGTGGCGGAGAGCCCGAAGGTGTCCCGGATCGACTGTTCCTTCGCGCCGGCGTGCTTCCACCACTGCTGCTCGAAGGCGAGGATCTGCCGGTCCCGTTCGGTGAGCCCGTCACCCGGCTCGGCCAGCGGGTGTGCATCCTCACCCGCGAGCACCGCGTCCGCTTCCGGCGCGGGTGCGGGGTCGGGGTCGGCCTCGACGGCAGGCGCGGCCTCCACAGCCGGGGCGGAACGGGGCGGCGGGACGGTGACGCCGGTGTCCCGGCGCGCCGCGTCGGCGGGCGGCGGAACGGGCCCGCCGGCCTCTCGGCGCGCGGTGTCGGCGGGCCCGGACGGCTCAGACCGGCCGGTGGCGGCCGGGGAGGCGTCGGCGGGCATGGCGCTCCTCGGGAAGCGGACGACCGACACGGCGAACCGCCGGCCGGGGAGCCCCAGCCTAACCAGAGGCCGCCCCGGCTGCATCGGACGCGACTCCGCGCCGCCGACCCGGGCCGGCGGCGCGGACCACGGTCAGGCGATGTCCCGCCGGCGCATCGCCCAGAACGCGGCGATCAGGACCGCCGCGCCGCCGAGGCCGAGCACCAGCGCCGAGTCCTGCCAGGTGATCAGCAACTGCGCCGGATGGCACTCGCCCTTGGCGAACTCGCACGCCCGGTAGTCGAGCAGTTCCACCTGCTTCGTGAACCACGCCTGGGCATAGGTGGAGAGGACGTACCGGTCACCGAACGGGACCTTGAGCACCCCGACCGCGATGCGGACGGCGACCTCGCTGATCCCGAAGACCGCCACAACGGCGCCGAGCGCCATCGCGGTGTGCCGGCCGAGCGAGGCGAGCGCGAACGCGGCCCCGCCGATCAGCAGGATGAGCCCGACGGCCCGCAGGCCGTCCAGCCCGATCGACTGCCAGGCCCCGGCGGTCATCTTGGCGGTGGTACCCCGGTAGGTGCCGATGAGCCAGAAGGCCAGCGTCCAGAGCGCGCCGAGCACGAGGCTCGCCCCGAGGGACGCGGTCAGCACGGCGGCCAGCTTGGTGCCGAGCACGGTGAGCCGTTTCGGCCGCCACAGCAGCAGGTTCATCATTCCGCCGTTGGCCCACTCGGCGCCGATGAAGGAGGCGCCGACGAGGAACGCGAAGAGCGCGACCGCGCCGGCGAAGACGGCGATGAACATCGGGAACTCGGCCCGGAAGTCGAACTGGTAGGGCAGGTTCCACTTCAGGTCGAACATCTCCGGCTGGGGCATCCAGTCCCGGCCGCAGTTCGGCCCGAACCGCTCCTCGATGTCCTGGTCGCCGCGGGCCTGGGCGGCCTCGCAGGTGGCGACGGTCTTCTTCCAGTCCTCCACCGCCTGGCGGTACTGGGCGTCGGAGGTCGCCTGGGCCTGCGCCACGACCTCCTTGGACAGCTTGTGACTGGAGAAGCTGAACGCGGTGGCCACGCCGGCCAGCCCGAGCACCAGCAGGACCAGCAGCAGCCGGGTGAGCCGGCGCTTGGCCAGCCGGCGCAACTCCGTGACGAACAGGCTCACGCGCCCCAACCTCCTCCGGTGCTGCCGCCGACGCCCGGCTCAGCGACCCTCGTGGACTCGTCGACCTGCCGGTGCTGGCCGGGGACCGGGGCGGTGGCGGTCAGTTCGAGGAAGACGCTCTCCAGGTCGACCGCGACCGGCGTCAGCTCGCTGACGTACAGGCCCTGCTCGGCGAGGAGGCGGCTGACCGTGGCCGGCTTGTCGACGCCGCCAAGCATCAGGTGGTCCGGTTCCGTGGTGGTGACCCGGATCCCGGCCCGGGTGAGCGTCTCGGCGGCCTGTGGCAGATCGGTGACGGCCTCCAGCCGGACCCGTACGGTGCCGTGCGAGTGGGCGGCGAGCACCTGCTCGACCGGCCCGAACGCGACCCGCCGGCCCAGCGAGATGATGGTGACCGAGTCGCAGATGAGCTGGATCTCGCCGAGAATGTGGCTGGAGAGCACCACGGTCATGCCCGAGGCGGCGAGATCCCGCATCAGGCTGCGCATCTCCCGGATGCCACCGGGGTCGAGACCGTTGGCGGGCTCGTCCAGAATCAGCAGCTTCGGGCTCTTGAGCAGCGCCGAGGCGACCGCGAGCCGCTGCTTCATGCCGAGCGAGTAGGTCTTCACCCGCTCGCCGGCCCGGTCGCGGAGCCCGACCAGTTCCAGTACCTCGTCGACCCGCTGCCGGGGCAGCTCCCCGGCCTGGGCGAGCAGGCCGAGGGTGTCGCGCGCGGAGAAGTGCGGGAAGAACTGCGGGCTCTCCACGATGGCCCCGACCTGCCCGGCGACGGTCGGCAGCGCCTGCGGCAGCTCGTGGCCGAGGATGGCCATCCGGCCGCCGTTGGGCCGGATGAGGCCGAGCAGGGTACGCAGCGTGGTGGTCTTGCCCGAGCCGTTCGGGCCGAGGAAGCCGTGCACCTGCCCGGCCTCGACCAGCATGTCGAACCCGTCGAGCGCGTGGCGTGTCCCGCGCTTTCGGCTCCGGTACGTCTTGCGGAGACCCTCGATCTCCAGGACAGCCGTCAAGCTGACCTCCCCCGATGAGTAGTGACAGCGGACACCATACGCGGTATGCAGCGAGGCGCAATACCGGGTATGCAGGGTGTCGCGCGTCGAGCGGGGCCGCTCTTCACGCTCAGGCGCAGATGACGTGCACCCCGGCGTCACGGAACGCCTGCACCACGGCGGCGGACGCGCCGGAGTCGGTCACCAGCGTCTCCACGCGGTCCACCGGGCAGATCCGGGCGAACGCGTGACCGCCCAGCTTGGACGAGTCGGCGATCACCACCACCCGCTTGGCCCGGGCCACCATGAGGCTGTTCATCGCGGCCTCGCCCTCGTGGTGGGCGGCGGCGCCGAGCTGGGGGTCGATCGCGTCCACGCCGAGCAGCGCGACGTCCAGGGTCACCTCGCGCAGCAGCGCCCCGCCCAGCGGGCCGACCAGCTCGAACGACTTGGGCCGGACCACGCCGCCGGCCACCACCACCTTCATTCGCGAGCGGACCAGCAGCTCGTTGGCGATGTTCAGCGCGTTGGTGACCACGGTGAGCTGGGCGCCCTCGGCGCTGGTGTTGAGGTCCGGCCGGACGGCGAGGGCCCGGGCCACCTCGGTGCTGGTGGTGCCGCCGTTCAGGCCGACCACGGTGCCCGGGGAGACCAGCGCAGCGGCGGCCGCGCCGATCCGCTGCTTCTCGGCCGAGTGCTTGGCCGTCTTGTAGCGCAGCGGCAGGTCGTACGAGACGCCGTTGGCGACCGCCCCACCCCGGGTCCGGGTGATCATCTGCTGCTGGGCGAGCTGGTCGAAGTCACGCCGGATGGTGGCCTGGGAGACGTCCAGGCGCCCGGCCGCCTCCTCGACGCTGACCCGGCCACTGTCGGTCAGCATCTCGAGCAGCGCGTTCCATCGGGCGTACCGGTCCACCGCGGGGGCCTCCACTGACTCTGCACGAACCGTGATTGATTGCGTGCACAGTAGTGCGCGAAACTACCAAGGCGCAAAACCCTGAGCTGCGCGATCTCGGAGCCGGTTGCCACGACCACCCGACTTCGCGCAGAATGACGCGCGAAAGGCGGCCATAACGCGCCGTATTGCGCAAGGTCTCCCCTGGCGAGGAGTTGTCATGGCGTACGTGCACGCGGAGATCGCGAGCCAGCCCGACTGCTGGCGGGAGGCGGCGCGGCTCGCCCCGGCCGTGGCCGACCACCTGCCCCGGCCCGGCGAGCGGGTCGCCGTGGTCGGTTGCGGCACGTCGTGGTTCATGGGCATGGCGTACGCCGGGCTGCGCGAGCGCGCCGGCCAGGGCGAGACCGACGCCTTCCAGGCCAGCGAGTTCCCCGCCGGTCGGCGCTACGACCGGCTCATCGCGATCACCCGTTCCGGCACCACCACCGAGGTGCTGGACCTGCTCGCCGCGCTGCGCGGTCAGGTCCCGACCACGGTCCTGGTCGGCGACCCGGCCTCCCCTGCGGTCGAGCTGGCGGACGCCGCAGTGCCCCTGCCCTTCGCCGACGAACGCTCGGTCGTGCAGACCCGCTTCGCCACCACCGCGCTCGCCCTGCTCCGCGCCCACCTCGGCGACGACCTGGGCCGGCTGGCCGCCGACGCCGAGGTGGCCGTCCGCGCCCCGCTGCCGATCGACCCGGCCACCATCGAGCAGGTCACCTTCCTCGGGCGCGGCTGGACGGTCGGGCTCGCCCAGGAGGCCGCGCTGAAGTGCCGCGAGGCGGCCACCTTCTGGGCCGAGGCGTACCCGGCGATGGACTACCGGCACGGCCCGATCTCGGTCGCCGCCCCGGGGCGGCTGGTCTGGGCGTTCGGCGGGATCCCCGACGGGCTGCCCGAGGACGTGGCCGCCACCGGCGCCGCCTTCGTGCACAGCCGTACGCACGGCTGCCGCGCGGTGCTGACCAGTTGGGCGGCGGGTCGCACCCCGGTCGACCCGATGGCCGACCTGATCCTCGCCCAGCGCTTCGCCGTCGCGCTGGCCACCAGCCGGGGCCTGGACCCGGACGCGCCCCGGCACCTGACCCGCTCCGTGGTGCTCGCGTGAGCGAGTGCCAGCGAGCGAATCATCAACTCAGCGCGTTGGTGCCGCACGCCGGCACGCAGCGAAGCGGAGTGCCGGCGTGAGCTCAGGCGACGAGGTCGTCGTCGCGCTGGACGTGGGTGGCACCGGGATGAAGTGCGCCCTGGTCCGCCCGGACGGCACGATGGTGCACGCCGAACGGCACGCCACCGAGGCGGCCCGCGGTCCGGAGGCGGTGGTCGGCACGATCCTCGACGTCGCCGAAGGGCTGGCCGGCAAGGCCCACGCGGACGGGCTGACGGCGGTGGCCTGCGGGATCGCCGTACCGGGGGTGGTCGACGAGGCCCGCGGGGTCGCGGTCTGGTCGGCGAACGTGGGCTTCCGGGACGTACCGCTGCGGGAGCTGGCGCGGGGGCGGCTCGGCCTGCCCACGGCGCTCGGGCACGACGTGCGGGTGGGCGGCCTGGCGGAGGCCCGGGTCGGCGCCGGCCGCGACGCCGGCCACGTGCTCTTCGTCGCGATCGGCACCGGCATCGCCGCCGCCCACGTGGTCGACGGGTCGGCCGCCGCCGGCGCGCACGGCGCCGCCGGCGAGATCGGCCACATCCTGGTACGCCCCGACGGTCCGCGCTGCGGCTGCGGTCGCCCCGGCTGCCTGGAGGCGATGGCCTCGGCCGCCGCGATCGGCCGCCGGTACGCCGAACTGGCCGGCGTCCCGGCCACCGCCGCCGAGGTGGCGGACCGGGCGGCGGCCGGCGAGCCGCTGGCCGGCCGGGTCTGGCGGGAGGCCGTCGAGGCGCTCGCCGACGGGTTGGCCACCGGTCAGGCGCTCTTCGACGTGGCGACGATCGTGATCGGCGGCGGGCTGGCCCAGGCCGGCCCCCGGCTGCTCGACCCGCTGCGCGCGGCGCTGGGGGAACGGCTGACCTTCCACCGGGAGCCGCGCCTGGTGGCGGCGGCCCTCGGCGACGAGGCCGGCTGCCTCGGCGCCGCTCTGCTCGCCCTCGACACACTGGATTAAGGAGAGTCGATGACCCTGCGCGTGTCCGGCAAGGTGGTGACCCCGACCGGCGTGATCCGGCAGGGCTGCGTGGAGGTCGCCGGCGACCGGATCCGGGCCGTCGCCGAGTACCCGTCGGTACGCGACGGGCACTGGATCGTGCCGGGCTTCGTGGACATGCACACCCACGGCGGGGGCGGGCACACCTTCACCACCGGCGATGCGGCGTCGGCCCGCGAGGCGGCCGGGTTCCACCTGCGGCACGGCACCACCACCCTGCTGGCCAGCCTGGTCAGCTCGCCGTTGGCACTGATGCGGGAGGCGACGGCCGCGTACCGGCCGCTGGTCGAGTCCGGGGTGCTGGCCGGGATCCACTTCGAGGGGCCGTACCTGTCGGCGGACCGGTGCGGCGCGCAGAACCCGGAGTTCCTCCGCGACCCGTCCACCGACGAGCTGGCGGAGCTGATCGAGCTGGGCGGCGGCGCGGTCCGGATGGTCACCCTGGCCCCGGAGCGGGACGGCGCGCTGGAGGCGATCAAGCTGCTCGTCGCGCGCGGCGTGGTGGCCGCCGTCGGGCACACCGACGCCACCTGGGCGCAGACCCGGGCCGCCGTTGACGCCGGGGCGAGCGTCGGTACGCACCTGTTCAACGGGATGCGCCCGGTGCACCACCGGGAGCCCGGGCCGGTGGTGGCCCTGCTCGACGCGCCGAACGTGATCTGCGAGCTGGTCGCCGACGGGGTGCACCTGCACGACGGCATGCTCACCTTCGCCGCCTCGACGGCCGGCCCGGAGCGGGCCGCGCTGATCACCGACGCGATGGCCGCCGCCGGCATGCCCGACGGAGAGTACGAGTTGGGCGGCCAGGCCGTCACCGTGGCCGACGGGGTGGCCCGACTGAGCCGGGACGGCGCGATCGCCGGCAGCACGTTGACCATGGACGCCGCCCTGCGGCACGCCGTCGCGGCCGGGGTCGCGCTGCCCGACGCCTGCCGGATGGTCGCCACCACCCCGGCTCGGGCGATCGGGCTCGGTGACCAGGTCGGGGCGTTGCAGGCCGGGCTCCGGGCCGACCTCGTCGTGCTCGACGACGAGCTCGACGTGGTCCGGGTGATGCGGGCCGGCGCCTGGCTGGAGTGACGCGGGAGGCAGCACCGCAACAGCCAACTCCGGCCGTCAGCCGGCGGTGGGGACCTCGACGCCCAGGACGGCCTGCTCGTCGGGGCGGTGCACCAGCACGTCCGACAGGTACGACTGCACGGCGTGGCGCATGCCGACGTCCCGGCCCTCCCGCTCGGACAGCAGCCACTTGTGCTCGATGATCTGGGTGAACAGCTCCTGCGGCTCCAGCTTGCTGCGCAGGTGCGCGGGCACCGCCCGGACCACCGGCTCGAACACCTCGGTGAGCCAGCGGTGCGCGGCCTGCTGCTCGTCGGTCAGGTCGCTCTCGGTCCGGTACGCGTCCAGGTCGTTGAGGAGCTTGCGGGCCTGGTTCTCCTCGGCGTCCAGGCCGGTGAGCCGGAGCAGCCGACGGGTGTGGTAGCCGACGTCGACCACCTTGGGCCGGACCAGGTAACGCCCGTTGTCGACGGTGGACATAGCCACCTCGGCGACGTCGAAGCCCAGTTCGTTGAGGCGGCGGATCCGCCCCTCGATGTCGCGCCGGGCCTCCCGCTCGATCTGCTGCTCGTAGGTGATCTCGTGCCAGAGCCGCTCGTACCGCTGCACGACCTCCTCGCAGACCACCTCCGGGTCGATCGACTCGTGCAGCAGCCCGGCGGCCTGGAGGTCCAGCGCCTCGCCGAAGATGTTGACCCGGGCGATCTCCAGGTCCTCACCGCGCTGCCCGTTGGAAAGCGAGCGGTGCAGCGCCCCGGTCTCGGCGTCCACCAGGTAGGCGGCGAACGCGCCGGCGTCCCGCCGGAACAGCGTGTTGGACAGCGAGCAGTCGCCCCAGAAGAAACCGGTCAGGTGCATCCGGACCAGCAGCACGGCCAGTGCGTCGAGCAGCCGGTTCATCGTCTCCGGCCGCAGCATCCGGGAGAAGAGCGCCCGGTACGGCAGCGAGAACTGGAGGTGCCGGGTGATCAGCACCGGGTC encodes:
- a CDS encoding SRPBCC family protein, which codes for MATDNLADKARDQLGGELRNLAAAIGERAVQVMTERITGATGRLSEYARQGGGPGLIAAATGVHKLAEGHSPMTAIFHAGLAGGKERLMSAFGAGGKGGRGGRKPKVTNIVETIEVGVPVRVAYNQWTQFGDFPTFMKTVARAETDSDENLTWKAQVFWSHRTWESTVVRQIPDRLIHWRSKGEKGAVDGTVSFHEVGPELTRILVVLEYHPQGLFEHTGNLWRAQGRRVRLELKHFVRHVMTRTVLDPDSVEGWRGEIEDSRVVKDHETALREERTREGPERGRAGGPEEEGGHRRPPHRRRSPEEEEYDAYDEGDDYDDAEYAERPEPEEPPRHRGSEQVRRSQPRDEPGE
- a CDS encoding GNAT family N-acetyltransferase; the protein is MAGVVRLELVDERNLEPLLSVAAAEAEPEDVMPPVEAPAGWSLARRDAFRAFHRASFGGLDGPTRTRMYAIVAGGEVVGMVRMTRRDEPGTVETGMWLGRSARGRGLGAAALRELLNAAAAAGMHTVVADTTPENQGAVSVLRKCGAKLRERDGKLHAEMCLDSALPAR
- a CDS encoding DUF3263 domain-containing protein, giving the protein MPADASPAATGRSEPSGPADTARREAGGPVPPPADAARRDTGVTVPPPRSAPAVEAAPAVEADPDPAPAPEADAVLAGEDAHPLAEPGDGLTERDRQILAFEQQWWKHAGAKEQSIRDTFGLSATRYYQLLNALLDHPAALAAEPVLVGRLRRLRSARTRNRRR
- a CDS encoding ABC transporter permease subunit; the protein is MSLFVTELRRLAKRRLTRLLLVLLVLGLAGVATAFSFSSHKLSKEVVAQAQATSDAQYRQAVEDWKKTVATCEAAQARGDQDIEERFGPNCGRDWMPQPEMFDLKWNLPYQFDFRAEFPMFIAVFAGAVALFAFLVGASFIGAEWANGGMMNLLLWRPKRLTVLGTKLAAVLTASLGASLVLGALWTLAFWLIGTYRGTTAKMTAGAWQSIGLDGLRAVGLILLIGGAAFALASLGRHTAMALGAVVAVFGISEVAVRIAVGVLKVPFGDRYVLSTYAQAWFTKQVELLDYRACEFAKGECHPAQLLITWQDSALVLGLGGAAVLIAAFWAMRRRDIA
- a CDS encoding ATP-binding cassette domain-containing protein; protein product: MLVEAGQVHGFLGPNGSGKTTTLRTLLGLIRPNGGRMAILGHELPQALPTVAGQVGAIVESPQFFPHFSARDTLGLLAQAGELPRQRVDEVLELVGLRDRAGERVKTYSLGMKQRLAVASALLKSPKLLILDEPANGLDPGGIREMRSLMRDLAASGMTVVLSSHILGEIQLICDSVTIISLGRRVAFGPVEQVLAAHSHGTVRVRLEAVTDLPQAAETLTRAGIRVTTTEPDHLMLGGVDKPATVSRLLAEQGLYVSELTPVAVDLESVFLELTATAPVPGQHRQVDESTRVAEPGVGGSTGGGWGA
- a CDS encoding DeoR/GlpR family DNA-binding transcription regulator — encoded protein: MDRYARWNALLEMLTDSGRVSVEEAAGRLDVSQATIRRDFDQLAQQQMITRTRGGAVANGVSYDLPLRYKTAKHSAEKQRIGAAAAALVSPGTVVGLNGGTTSTEVARALAVRPDLNTSAEGAQLTVVTNALNIANELLVRSRMKVVVAGGVVRPKSFELVGPLGGALLREVTLDVALLGVDAIDPQLGAAAHHEGEAAMNSLMVARAKRVVVIADSSKLGGHAFARICPVDRVETLVTDSGASAAVVQAFRDAGVHVICA
- a CDS encoding SIS domain-containing protein; protein product: MAYVHAEIASQPDCWREAARLAPAVADHLPRPGERVAVVGCGTSWFMGMAYAGLRERAGQGETDAFQASEFPAGRRYDRLIAITRSGTTTEVLDLLAALRGQVPTTVLVGDPASPAVELADAAVPLPFADERSVVQTRFATTALALLRAHLGDDLGRLAADAEVAVRAPLPIDPATIEQVTFLGRGWTVGLAQEAALKCREAATFWAEAYPAMDYRHGPISVAAPGRLVWAFGGIPDGLPEDVAATGAAFVHSRTHGCRAVLTSWAAGRTPVDPMADLILAQRFAVALATSRGLDPDAPRHLTRSVVLA